In Bradyrhizobium sp. CCBAU 051011, the following are encoded in one genomic region:
- a CDS encoding lipopolysaccharide assembly protein LapB: MVRDVILLLGLALGLAACSPSDDFAACTAGDGGPEAVSACSRVVLITKILPLGRQFKTHDLAKVYTARGRHLAATGELDSAIVDFGEVIRLEPRETQALLERAAAYQKLGNHDLAIADLSELIRRDARRASHYAARGKAYQAKGDDEGALRDLNQAIAMDPGDPFYKIARAASHRRKRDHDRAIADAAAAIAIQPYFAVFYLERADSLLRKGGSAERALADLDQAIKLEPGLAIAHSRRAVALTLLKAPGDPLAEAEEGVRLDPKSAEARVTRGTIALAAGQRERAAADFDEAIRLDPRHAEAYEARGILRRAGGNLDGATRDFSEAIRLDPRMVGPYVQRGGMFRERGAHDKALDDFTLAIRNAPMQAGLYVERAQSHEKLGRLPEALDDFRIARGLDPRMPAASEGYARIEAAFAASGRPKPSENP; the protein is encoded by the coding sequence GAAGCCGTCAGCGCCTGCTCGCGCGTCGTCCTGATTACAAAAATCCTGCCGCTCGGCCGGCAATTCAAGACCCACGACCTCGCCAAGGTTTACACGGCGCGCGGACGCCATCTCGCCGCCACGGGCGAACTCGATTCAGCGATCGTCGATTTTGGCGAGGTGATCCGGCTCGAACCGCGTGAGACACAGGCATTGCTCGAACGGGCCGCGGCCTACCAGAAGCTCGGCAACCACGATCTGGCCATCGCCGACCTGAGCGAGCTGATCCGCCGCGACGCGCGGCGTGCAAGCCATTACGCCGCGCGCGGCAAGGCCTATCAGGCGAAGGGCGACGACGAGGGCGCGCTCAGGGATCTCAACCAGGCGATCGCGATGGATCCAGGCGATCCGTTCTACAAGATTGCGCGGGCGGCGAGCCACCGCCGCAAGCGCGATCACGACCGCGCCATTGCCGACGCCGCCGCGGCGATCGCGATCCAGCCCTACTTCGCCGTGTTCTATCTTGAGCGGGCCGACAGCCTGCTGCGCAAAGGCGGCAGCGCCGAGCGCGCGCTCGCCGATCTCGATCAGGCGATCAAGCTCGAGCCTGGCCTGGCCATCGCGCACAGCCGCCGCGCCGTCGCCCTGACCTTGTTGAAAGCGCCCGGCGATCCGCTCGCCGAAGCCGAGGAAGGCGTGCGGCTCGATCCGAAGTCGGCCGAGGCGCGGGTCACGCGCGGCACGATTGCGCTCGCCGCCGGCCAGCGCGAACGCGCGGCGGCCGACTTCGACGAGGCGATCCGCCTCGATCCCAGACATGCCGAGGCCTACGAGGCCCGCGGCATCCTGCGGCGCGCCGGCGGCAATCTCGATGGCGCCACCAGGGATTTCAGCGAGGCGATCCGCCTCGACCCGCGCATGGTCGGCCCCTATGTGCAGCGCGGCGGCATGTTTCGCGAGCGTGGCGCGCACGACAAGGCACTCGACGACTTCACGCTCGCGATCCGCAACGCGCCCATGCAGGCCGGCCTCTATGTCGAGCGTGCGCAAAGCCACGAGAAGCTCGGCCGGCTGCCGGAAGCGCTCGACGATTTCCGAATCGCCCGCGGGCTCGACCCGCGGATGCCTGCCGCAAGCGAAGGCTATGCGCGCATCGAGGCGGCGTTCGCCGCGAGCGGCCGACCGAAGCCGTCGGAAAATCCCTGA
- a CDS encoding acyl-CoA thioesterase domain-containing protein — MTKNQPFFTHDRANDIFMPTPVSNGPWDPSSLHGRVVIGLLAHVIEQRHGSDDFVPARLTVDMFRLPNITTPIEVRSRQIRDGLRIRVVEAEFFSGGTSMARASCQLLRKTENAPGNVWSPPNWDAPKPADIPKPTDVRLGMNGKWTTRPIVGHMGSPGPRRLWMSEVRELVEGIPMSPFVHVATGADFASPFANAGDQGLGYINSDVTLYLHRLPVTPWIGFEVVNHHATDGVAIGECWLYDEQGPIGTSTVAALAQRKPMAKLPPP, encoded by the coding sequence ATGACAAAAAACCAGCCCTTTTTCACGCACGACCGCGCCAACGACATCTTCATGCCCACGCCCGTCTCTAACGGCCCGTGGGACCCCAGTTCGCTGCACGGCCGCGTCGTCATCGGCCTGCTTGCGCACGTGATCGAGCAGCGCCACGGCTCCGATGATTTCGTGCCGGCGCGGCTTACCGTCGACATGTTTCGCCTGCCGAACATCACGACGCCGATCGAGGTCAGGAGCAGGCAGATCCGTGACGGGCTGCGCATCAGGGTGGTCGAGGCCGAATTCTTCAGTGGCGGCACCAGCATGGCGCGCGCTTCCTGCCAGTTATTGCGCAAGACGGAAAACGCGCCGGGCAATGTCTGGTCGCCCCCGAACTGGGACGCGCCGAAGCCGGCGGACATTCCGAAGCCCACCGATGTCAGGCTCGGCATGAACGGCAAATGGACCACGCGGCCGATCGTGGGTCACATGGGTTCGCCTGGGCCGCGGCGTCTCTGGATGAGCGAGGTGCGCGAACTGGTCGAGGGCATCCCGATGTCGCCCTTCGTGCATGTCGCAACGGGCGCCGATTTCGCCAGCCCCTTCGCCAACGCCGGCGACCAGGGCCTCGGCTACATCAACAGCGACGTCACGCTCTACCTGCACCGGCTTCCCGTGACGCCCTGGATTGGCTTCGAGGTGGTGAACCACCACGCCACCGACGGCGTCGCGATCGGCGAATGCTGGCTCTATGATGAGCAAGGCCCGATCGGAACGTCGACGGTCGCGGCGCTGGCGCAACGCAAGCCGATGGCGAAGTTGCCGCCGCCGTAG
- a CDS encoding complex I NDUFA9 subunit family protein, producing the protein MTSNLETLVTVFGGSGFLGRNVVRALAKREYRIRVAVRRPELAGHLQPLGRVGQIHAVQTNLRYPASVEAAMRDSAVAINLVGVLAESGAQTFDAVQAKGAETIARTASATGARMVHVSAIGADENSPSAYSRAKAAGEKAVLAAVPSATILRPSLLFGPEDQFTNRFASLARISPFLPLIGGGETRMQPAYVADVAAAVANAVDGKTKPGAVYELGGPEVLTMREIMETILAITERKRMLLSLPWGLARFQAHFLQFAPGPLKLTPDQVAMLQSDNVVSDAAKAAGLTLEGLGITPDSMQAVAPQYLWRFRAAGQFQRKSA; encoded by the coding sequence ATGACATCGAACCTGGAAACGCTCGTTACGGTCTTTGGCGGATCGGGGTTTCTCGGGCGAAACGTGGTGCGGGCGCTGGCCAAGCGAGAATACCGGATCAGGGTGGCGGTGCGGCGGCCGGAACTGGCCGGGCACCTGCAGCCGCTCGGCCGGGTCGGCCAGATCCACGCCGTGCAGACCAATCTGCGCTATCCGGCCTCCGTCGAGGCGGCGATGCGCGATTCGGCGGTCGCCATCAACCTGGTCGGCGTCCTGGCCGAGAGCGGTGCGCAGACCTTTGACGCCGTACAGGCCAAGGGGGCCGAAACCATCGCCAGGACGGCAAGCGCCACCGGCGCGCGAATGGTGCATGTATCCGCGATCGGCGCCGACGAGAACTCGCCCTCGGCTTACAGCCGCGCCAAGGCGGCCGGAGAGAAGGCCGTCCTTGCGGCGGTGCCCTCCGCCACCATCCTGCGGCCCTCGCTCCTGTTCGGGCCCGAGGATCAATTCACCAATCGCTTTGCTTCGCTGGCCCGGATCTCGCCCTTCCTGCCGCTGATCGGCGGCGGCGAAACCCGGATGCAGCCGGCCTATGTCGCCGACGTCGCGGCCGCTGTGGCCAATGCCGTCGACGGCAAGACGAAGCCGGGCGCCGTTTACGAGCTCGGTGGACCGGAAGTGCTGACCATGCGCGAGATCATGGAAACCATTCTCGCGATCACCGAGCGCAAGCGCATGCTGCTGTCGCTGCCGTGGGGACTGGCGCGGTTTCAGGCACATTTCCTGCAATTTGCGCCGGGTCCACTGAAGCTGACGCCGGACCAGGTGGCGATGCTGCAGTCGGACAATGTGGTGTCTGACGCCGCCAAGGCAGCAGGGCTCACGTTGGAAGGGCTCGGCATCACCCCCGATTCGATGCAGGCGGTCGCCCCGCAATATCTCTGGCGCTTCCGCGCCGCCGGGCAGTTTCAGCGCAAGAGCGCGTAG
- a CDS encoding nuclear transport factor 2 family protein, with product MNTATMLRAFCDAVELRNGKAFSELFTEDGVYHDVFYGAFEGRAKIASMIDDWFYRTATDFRWDMHDPVSDGETLYARYTFSYRSTLPEAEGARAMFEGVAVMRLRDGKIAEYHEVANTAPAFVDLKFAPERIAKIVAKQGAALKARPEMKRHLVE from the coding sequence ATGAACACCGCCACAATGCTCCGCGCCTTCTGCGACGCTGTCGAACTGCGCAACGGCAAGGCTTTCTCGGAACTGTTCACCGAAGACGGCGTCTATCACGACGTGTTCTACGGCGCATTCGAAGGCCGCGCCAAAATCGCAAGCATGATCGACGACTGGTTCTATCGCACGGCCACCGATTTTCGCTGGGACATGCACGATCCCGTCAGCGACGGTGAGACGCTCTATGCGCGCTACACATTCAGCTACCGCTCTACGCTGCCGGAAGCGGAGGGCGCGCGGGCGATGTTCGAGGGCGTCGCGGTCATGCGGCTGCGCGACGGCAAGATCGCGGAATATCACGAGGTCGCCAACACCGCGCCGGCCTTCGTAGATCTCAAATTTGCGCCGGAGCGGATTGCGAAGATCGTTGCCAAGCAGGGCGCGGCGCTGAAGGCGCGGCCGGAGATGAAGCGGCATTTGGTGGAGTGA
- the queG gene encoding tRNA epoxyqueuosine(34) reductase QueG gives MAGGRAGLAHLRGPRLLNKAVKLSAADLKTALMREAETLGFDCIGVTGPDAIASAGKYFREFLAAGAHGDMDWLAAQPERRMDPRVLWPGVRSIIMLGVNYGPTEDPLALLAKRTSGAISAYAQGDDYHDVIKKRLKTLARWLVAASGDEVKVFIDTAAVMEKPLAQAAGVGWQGKHTNLVSREFGSWLFLGAIFTASDLPRDAADTDHCGSCNACQEICPTAAFPAPYKLDARRCISYLTIENKGPIPREFRKAIGNRIYGCDDCLAVCPWNKFARKSSEAKLAARAELRAPQLSDLARLDDTAFRALFSKSPVKRIGRDRFIRNVLIAIGNAEDASLAAEAERLLDDASPLVRGAAIWALSQLVDRERFNALAAKAIGTETNEDVRTEWRLATAA, from the coding sequence ATGGCTGGCGGGCGTGCCGGCCTCGCGCACCTACGTGGACCTCGACTTCTGAACAAGGCCGTCAAACTCTCCGCCGCCGACTTGAAGACCGCGCTCATGCGCGAGGCGGAGACACTCGGCTTCGACTGCATCGGCGTGACCGGTCCGGACGCGATCGCTAGTGCCGGAAAATATTTCCGCGAATTCCTCGCTGCCGGCGCGCATGGCGACATGGACTGGCTCGCGGCGCAGCCCGAGCGGCGGATGGACCCGCGCGTGCTGTGGCCCGGCGTCCGCTCGATCATCATGCTCGGCGTCAACTACGGCCCCACTGAAGATCCGCTTGCACTTCTTGCCAAGCGCACAAGCGGGGCGATATCGGCCTACGCACAGGGCGACGATTATCATGACGTCATCAAGAAACGTCTGAAGACGCTGGCAAGGTGGCTGGTCGCGGCCTCAGGCGACGAGGTGAAGGTGTTCATCGATACCGCGGCCGTGATGGAAAAGCCGTTGGCGCAGGCGGCGGGAGTTGGCTGGCAGGGCAAGCACACCAACCTGGTCTCGCGCGAATTCGGCTCATGGCTGTTTCTCGGCGCGATTTTCACCGCATCCGACCTGCCGCGCGATGCCGCCGACACCGATCATTGCGGCTCCTGCAACGCCTGCCAGGAGATCTGCCCGACCGCGGCGTTTCCGGCTCCCTACAAGCTCGATGCGCGGCGCTGCATTTCCTATCTCACGATCGAGAACAAGGGCCCGATCCCGCGCGAATTTCGCAAAGCCATCGGCAACCGCATCTATGGCTGCGACGATTGTCTTGCGGTGTGCCCGTGGAACAAGTTTGCAAGGAAAAGCAGTGAAGCCAAACTCGCCGCGCGCGCCGAATTGCGAGCACCACAGCTTTCCGATCTCGCGCGGCTCGACGACACCGCGTTTCGCGCGCTGTTTTCGAAATCCCCGGTCAAGCGCATTGGCCGCGACCGTTTCATCCGCAACGTGCTGATCGCGATCGGCAATGCGGAGGATGCGTCGCTGGCGGCAGAGGCCGAGCGTTTGCTTGATGACGCAAGCCCGCTGGTCCGCGGCGCGGCGATATGGGCGCTGTCGCAGTTGGTGGATCGCGAGAGATTTAACGCACTGGCGGCGAAGGCGATCGGCACCGAGACGAATGAAGACGTTCGGACAGAGTGGCGCCTCGCCACCGCTGCCTGA
- a CDS encoding undecaprenyl-diphosphate phosphatase — MMSDAVKAVILGIIEGITEFLPVSSTGHMLLAQRFFGLGEGAFWQSFVILIQLGAILAIVMLYFVKLSRVALGMFTNPDDRRFVIGVLLAFLPAVVIGLIAGKYIKELLFNPWVVNFTLIVGGAILLWVDQLELKPTEDDATRYPLLMYLWIGIAQCVAMIPGVSRSGASIVAAMLLGGDKRSAAEFSFFLAIPTMVGAFAYDFYKNRAEMTLDHVGILAIGFVVSFITAAIVVKTFLTYVTRHGFTFFAWWRVVIGTIGLIALALGK; from the coding sequence ATGATGTCGGATGCAGTGAAGGCGGTGATTCTCGGCATCATCGAGGGTATCACGGAATTTCTCCCGGTTTCCTCCACGGGCCACATGCTGCTCGCGCAACGCTTCTTTGGCCTCGGCGAGGGCGCCTTCTGGCAGAGTTTTGTGATCCTGATTCAGCTCGGCGCGATCCTTGCCATCGTCATGCTGTATTTCGTCAAGCTGTCGCGCGTGGCGCTCGGGATGTTCACAAATCCCGACGACCGCCGCTTCGTCATCGGCGTGCTGTTGGCATTCCTGCCTGCGGTCGTCATCGGCCTGATTGCGGGAAAATACATCAAGGAGCTGCTGTTCAATCCATGGGTGGTGAACTTCACGCTGATTGTCGGCGGCGCGATCCTGCTCTGGGTCGATCAGCTCGAATTGAAGCCGACCGAGGATGACGCCACGCGCTATCCGCTGTTGATGTATCTTTGGATCGGCATCGCGCAATGCGTGGCGATGATTCCCGGCGTATCGCGCTCCGGCGCCAGCATCGTGGCGGCAATGCTGCTCGGTGGTGACAAGCGATCGGCGGCGGAGTTCTCGTTCTTTCTGGCGATTCCGACCATGGTCGGCGCGTTCGCCTATGACTTCTACAAGAACCGCGCCGAGATGACACTCGATCACGTCGGCATCCTCGCGATCGGCTTCGTGGTCTCCTTCATCACGGCGGCGATCGTGGTGAAGACGTTCCTGACCTACGTCACCCGCCACGGCTTCACGTTCTTTGCGTGGTGGCGCGTCGTCATCGGCACGATCGGCCTGATCGCGCTGGCGCTGGGGAAGTAA
- a CDS encoding glutathione S-transferase family protein has translation MYTLYHHPFCPHSRFIRLVLGEHGLDLRLVEERAWERREGFLVLNPAGTTPVLMADGFPPIPGAGVIAEYLDETHGLEAGDRRLLPASMGERVEVRRLMAWFNEKFFEEASNPLVTERIYKRFMSEENGGGAPAADVIRAAKANVRYHLAYIGWLAQTRNFLAGDRLSYADLAAAAHLSAIDYLGDVPWSEDDAAKAWYARVKSRPSFRPLLSEWLAGVPASRTYVDLDF, from the coding sequence ATGTACACGCTTTATCACCACCCGTTCTGCCCGCATTCGCGCTTCATTCGCCTGGTGCTCGGCGAACACGGCCTCGACCTGCGCCTGGTGGAAGAGCGGGCGTGGGAGCGGCGTGAGGGGTTCCTCGTGCTCAATCCGGCCGGCACAACGCCGGTGTTGATGGCCGACGGCTTTCCGCCGATCCCGGGCGCCGGCGTCATTGCCGAATATCTCGACGAGACGCACGGCCTGGAAGCGGGTGACCGGCGGCTGCTGCCGGCCTCGATGGGCGAGCGTGTCGAGGTGCGCCGGCTGATGGCGTGGTTCAACGAAAAATTCTTCGAGGAGGCCTCGAACCCGCTGGTGACCGAGCGCATCTACAAGCGGTTCATGAGCGAGGAGAATGGCGGCGGGGCGCCGGCGGCCGACGTAATCCGCGCGGCCAAGGCCAATGTGCGCTATCATCTGGCCTATATCGGCTGGCTGGCGCAGACGCGGAATTTCCTCGCCGGCGACCGCCTGAGCTACGCGGACCTCGCCGCCGCGGCGCATCTTTCGGCGATCGATTATCTGGGCGACGTGCCATGGAGCGAGGACGACGCGGCAAAGGCGTGGTACGCGCGGGTAAAATCCCGCCCGTCGTTCCGCCCGCTGCTGAGCGAATGGCTGGCGGGCGTGCCGGCCTCGCGCACCTACGTGGACCTCGACTTCTGA